From the genome of Primulina eburnea isolate SZY01 chromosome 12, ASM2296580v1, whole genome shotgun sequence, one region includes:
- the LOC140807920 gene encoding protein DEFECTIVE IN MERISTEM SILENCING 3-like, producing MRVCQVASRPRREVWMKIWVGKLGVVAKPNRYLSLTFQSLQRSPQKLSNNSRALVVSDQTHVGQNSPYMISKDDIQNGDLIQIAESTANHSKKLQDDMLELGQKIKHHEDNVKYLKHHKNKLEESIVDVQVTIGKYRMSSLMKKEDPSHNEKKIIQNILKHEGSAAALWYRMKNRPETQASYLTLTKDVLGIVATLGMVDDGNLSRLLSEYLGLDTMLAIVCKTYEGVKALETYNRQGLIDKSLGLCALGVSSGRPLDGRFRIICLEKLRPCVGDFIDDDPQQKLDLLKPRFVNGEIPPGFLGFAVNMITIDSTYLNGISSDGHNLRESLFYNLFSNLQVYRSREDMLKALPFISNGAVSLDGGVIKSPGVFDMGQKRGEMDVMFPNGSDRFNMPVNYFEIENRLKETEWEKTRIMGDLQIEQSLLDLARFNYEKKKQEFVQFLAQSSSYAAQVMTRSCSTHFYGFLGSSDGNPLRDDHIE from the exons ATGCGCGTATGTCAGGTGGCGAGCCGACCACGTCGAGAG GTGTGGATGAAAATTTGGGTAGGAAAATTGGGAGTGGTAGCCAAACCCAATAGATATTTGAGCCTAACCTTCCAGTCATTACAGAGGAGTCCGCAGAAG CTATCAAATAACTCGAGGGCATTAGTTGTCTCTGATCAGACACATGTTGGTCAAAATTCCCCATATATGATTTCAAAGGACGATATCCAGAATGGAGATCTTATTCAGATCGCTGAATCAACTGCAAACCATTCTAAG AAACTTCAAGATGATATGCTGGAGCTTGGTCAAAAAATCAAGCATCATGAAGACAATGttaaatatttgaagcatcataaaAACAAATTGGAGGAATCAATTGTGGACGTGCAAG TCACTATTGGGAAGTATCGCATGAGTTCCTTAATGAAAAAGGAAGACCCTTCTCATAATGAGAAGAAAATCATACAGAATATTCTTAAACATGAGGGATCTGCAGCTGCATTGTGGTATAGAATGAAAAATCGACCTGAAACTCAAGCTTCTTACCTAACATTGACAAAAGATGTCCTCGGCATTGTTGCTACACTTGGGATGGTTGATGATGGTAACCTTAGCAG GCTTCTTTCAGAGTATCTCGGCCTGGATACAATGTTAGCAATTGTCTGCAAGACCTATGAGGGTGTCAAAGCCCTGGAAACATACAACAGACAAGGTTTAATAGATAAAAGTTTGGGTCTTTGTGCCCTTGGAGTATCTAGTGGCAGACCCTTGGATGGTCGATTTCGTATCATTTGTCTTGAAAAACTAAG ACCATGTGTTGGCGACTTTATTGATGATGACCCTCAACAGAAGCTTGATCTTTTAAAGCCAAGATTCGTCAACGGGGAAATTCCTCCTGGGTTTCTTGGATTTGCTGTCAATATGATCACCATCGACAGCACCTACTTAAATGGTATCTCAAGTGATGGACACAACCTAAGAGAGTCACTGTTCTATAACCTCTTTTCCAACTTGCAAGTATACAGATCAAGGGAAGACATGCTTAAGGCTCTCCCTTTTATATCGAATGGAGCTGTATCTCTGGATGGAGGTGTCATTAAAAGTCCTGGGGTGTTTGATATGGGTCAAAAGCG GGGAGAGATGGATGTCATGTTCCCAAACGGCTCCGATAGATTCAACATGCCCGTGAACTATTTCGAGATTGAAAATCGTTTGAAGGAGACAGAATGGGAAAAAACCAGAATTATGGGTGATCTGCAGATAGAGCAGTCACTGTTAGATCTCGCAAGATTCAATTATGAAAAAAAGAAACAAGAGTTTGTCCAGTTTCTTGCACAAAGCTCGTCTTATGCAGCGCAGGTAATGACTCGATCGTGCTCTACACACTTTTATGGTTTTCTTGGCT CATCAGATGGGAATCCACTCCGAGATGATCACATAGAATGA
- the LOC140808029 gene encoding protein phosphatase 2C 57: protein MALCSSQLHKFQLHRICCNYGCNITTKKNVRVKGGGGEGRFCSAIAIDTPPSSLGSVAEIRWGSVKLKGARDEMEDDVVIINSDGVFDGFSYAAVFDGHAGFSSVKFLREELYKECVAALQGGHLLNGNDFKAIKKALTEAFENADAELLKWLETSSGEIESGATATAIFIREDVMFITHVGDSCVVLSKSGKAEVLTNSHRPYGNNKISLQEIKRINEAGGWIVNGRICGDISVSRAFGDMRFKNKKHEMLEKGVEEGRWTEKFISRIRFKGDLVTASPDVSQVSLGPDAEFILLASDGLWDYIKSSEAVDFVRKHLRQHGDVQMASEALAQLALNRYSQDNVSIIIADMGRTDWQNLPEQQQDFVFEWVQALATISVVSLGIWMSSLFSF from the exons ATGGCCCTGTGCAGTTCCCAGCTGCATAAGTTTCAATTACACAGGATCTGCTGCAATTATGGTTGTAATATAACTACCAAAAAGAATGTTAGAGTAAAGGGTGGAGGAGGAGAAGGAAGGTTTTGCTCCGCAATCGCCATAGACACGCCGCCGTCTTCTTTGGGGAGCGTGGCGGAGATTCGGTGGGGTTCTGTGAAGTTAAAAGGAGCCCGCGATGAGATGGAAGACGATGTAGTGATTATCAATTCTGATGGTGtttttgatggattttcttATGCAGCTGTTTTTGATGGGCACGCGGGATTCTCTTCTGTTAAGTTCCTAAG GGAAGAATTATACAAAGAATGTGTTGCAGCATTACAAGGAGGACATCTCTTAAATGGAAATGATTTCAAAGCAATCAAGAAAGCACTGACGGAAGCTTTTGAAAATGCTGATGCAGAACTCTTGAAATG GCTTGAGACGAGCAGTGGCGAAATCGAGTCTGGTGCAACCGCGACTGCAATTTTCATCCGGGAAGATGTTATGTTTATTACACATGTTGGCGATTCATGTGTG GTTCTCTCAAAATCCGGGAAGGCTGAAGTTTTGACTAATTCTCATCGGCCTTATGGAAACAACAAAATTTCTCTTCAAGAAATCAAACGAATTAATGAAGCCGGTGGATGG ATTGTAAATGGAAGAATTTGTGGAGATATATCTGTCTCCCGTGCTTTTGGTGACATGCGCTTTAAGAACAAGAAACACGA GATGCTTGAGAAGGGAGTTGAGGAAGGCCGGTGGACAGAAAAATTCATTTCTCG GATACGATTCAAAGGAGACTTAGTAACTGCATCACCCGATGTTTCTCAAGTATCTCTAGGACCAGATGCCGAATTTATATTATTAGCATCTGATGGCTTGTGGGATTACATTAAGAG TTCGGAAGCTGTTGACTTTGTTAGAAAGCATCTCCGCCAGCATGGAGATGTGCAG ATGGCTTCTGAAGCTTTAGCCCAGTTGGCTTTG AACCGATACTCGCAAGATAACGTGAGCATTATCATTGCTGATATGGG ACGAACGGATTGGCAGAACTTACCCGAACAACAACAGGATTTTGTGTTTGAATGGGTTCAAGCTCTAGCTACAATCAGCGTAGTGTCACTTGGAATATGGATGtcaagtttgttttctttttga
- the LOC140808359 gene encoding GDSL esterase/lipase At4g10955-like encodes METSQTEIFHLRGPTFLTSVDWSNSYHRRSIAASLVQGVYVLEHDRQNHRQGPTGNAPPWWEFFNFKLIQILVDEHDLSIFGAILKFQFPCDFQHNHPTQRPPQYVIAFRGTMANSKNRAEDLKLDLHCVLNDLQNSTRIHNAIETALEIVSRVGLGNVWLTGHSLGSSMALIIGRELAKNTGIHLETYLFNPPFISLPVEWIQNEKLKHGLRFANSVITAGLAMVSNGYHSQDSVEKHPFVLLSSWVPYLFLNSFDPICCEYIGYFKHRENMEFIGAGKIGKLATQHSIGSIASAGRENDFEAIHLIPSAYLTVNSSSAQGIRQAHGVEQWWKQELEFKYNLYYYK; translated from the exons GCCAACGTTTCTGACTTCTGTTGATTG GAGTAACTCATACCACAGAAGATCCATTGCTGCAAGCCTGGTTCAAGGTGTGTACGTACTCGAACATGATAGGCAAAATCACCGGCAAGGCCCTACGGGCAACGCCCCTCCGTGGTGGGAATTCTTCAATTTCAAACTAATCCAAATTCTTgtagatgaacatgatctttcAATCTTCGGGGCCATTCTCAAGTTCCAATTCCCATGTGATTTCCAGCATAATCACCCAACCCAAAGGCCTCCACAGTATGTTATTGCATTTCGTGGCACGATGGCCAACTCAAAAAACAGGGCGGAGGATTTAAAGCTCGATCTTCACTGTGTTCTAAATGACCTTCAAAACAGCACACGTATTCATAATGCAATAGAAACAGCACTAGAAATCGTCTCTAGAGTCGGCCTAGGTAACGTATGGTTGACGGGACATTCTTTAGGATCATCTATGGCGCTGATAATAGGAAGGGAGTTGGCGAAAAATACGGGAATCCATCTGGAAACATACCTCTTTAACCCTCCGTTTATATCTCTTCCAGTAGAATGGATACAGAACGAGAAGTTGAAGCACGGGTTGAGGTTTGCAAACAGTGTCATCACGGCAGGACTGGCTATGGTGTCTAACGGGTATCATAGCCAAGATTCTGTCGAAAAACACCCATTTGTCTTGTTATCTTCGTGGGTTCCTTACTTATTTCTCAATTCGTTTGATCCTATCTGCTGTGAGTACATCGGATATTTCAAGCATAGAGAGAACATGGAATTCATTGGTGCAGGAAAAATAGGAAAACTAGCCACACAGCATTCAATAGGAAGCATTGCATCAGCTGGCAGAGAaaatgattttgaagcaatacaTCTTATTCCTTCTGCATATTTGACCGTAAACTCAAGCAGTGCTCAAGGTATCAGGCAAGCTCATGGGGTTGAACAATGGTGGAAACAAGAATTGGAGTTCAAGTACAATTTATACTACTATAAATAA
- the LOC140808271 gene encoding uncharacterized protein: MAYLQYGKNILRRGSNERLHHPLFFAAQGVRYRKLEVILTTTIEKLGKAGETVKVAPGYFRNHLMPKLLAVPNIDKFAHLIRDQRKIYQPKEVEEVKVVTKTEENSMKECQAAANRLANAKLSIRRIIIEGKGTEVRDPVTKEEILAEIARQLQVHIEPENLQLSTPLSALGEYKVPLRLPKSIPKPAGNEWILNVKIRKG; encoded by the exons ATGGCTTATCTGCAATACGGTAAAAACATTCTGCGGCGGGGATCAAATGAAAGGCTACATCACCCGCTGTTTTTTGCTGCTCAAGGCGTTCGATATCGCAAGCTGGAAGTCATCCTTACAACT ACGATTGAAAAGCTCGGGAAAGCTGGAGAAACGGTTAAAGTGGCGCCAGGGTATTTCCGGAACCATTTGATGCCAAAGTTATTAGCTGTTCCCAATATTGACAAGTTTGCGCATCTCATTCGTGACCAGCGCAAG ATTTACCAGCCTAAGGAAGTTGAAGAGGTTAAAGTAGTCACGAAGACAGAGGAAAACAGCATGAAAGAGTGCCAGGCGGCAGCAAACCGTCTCGCAAATGCAAAACTG AGTATAAGACGGATCATCATAGAAGGGAAGGGCACTGAGGTGCGTGATCCGGTGACTAAAGAAGAAATTTTGGCCGAG ATTGCCAGGCAACTACAAGTGCACATTGAACCTGAAAATTTGCAACTATCCACTCCTTTATCTGCTTTGGGGGAGTATAAGGTGCCTCTTCGGCTGCCGAAGTCTATACCTAAGCCAGCCGGAAATGAGTGGATTCTTAATGTCAAGATAAGGAAAGGGTGA